The Benincasa hispida cultivar B227 chromosome 11, ASM972705v1, whole genome shotgun sequence genome has a segment encoding these proteins:
- the LOC120092105 gene encoding protein SMAX1-LIKE 3: MRTGGCTVQQALTSEALSVVKQAVLLAKRRGHAQVTPLHVASTMLAPPTGLLRTACLQSHSHPLQCKALELCFNVALNRLPASNSTPMLSPHHSQQHPSISNALVAAFKRAQAHQRRGSIENQQQPLLAVKIELEQLIISILDDPSVSRVMREARFSSTQVKTKVEQAISIEMACSTKSKTTSNNNNSTPQTSLVTSGRAREEDVVVVINELAEMKKRSVVVVGESVGSVECVVEEAIGRIEKREVGEGLKEVKFINLSISSFRDRSRVEVDEKVMELKSLIRSCLGKGVILYVGDIKWTIDYRENYNSSSNQITRGYYCPVEHMIMELGKLVYGNYVGDVHHHHHHQQQQKGFVWIMGIATFQTYMRCKTGNPSLETLLAIHPLTIPTGTLRLSLITDSDIQSQGLDENKKEIELEEEKQLNCCGECSAKFEKEARSLQNYSNNNSESTTSLTPLPAWLQQYKNEQKAMGENDQKCVTVGELYKKWNSICNSIHKNSNNNNIISCSQKSLSFSCIIPNSSSSASGFSYDHHHHHNNNDHYNFLRYTHKEKHQDHFYEGNVEPKQLMLLSSNNNHGSTPSSASSGSDVVLEGEYVSRFKELNSENFKSLCNALEKKVPWQKNVVADIASAVLQCRSGMGRRKGKMGHGDLKEETWLLFQGNDVGGKEKVAEELARVIFGSATSNLVSITLSSFSSTRSADSTEDCRNKRSRDEQSCSYIERFAEAVSINPHRVFLVEDVEQADYCSQMGFKRAIEGGRITNSNGQQVPLADAIVILSCESFSARSRACSPPFKKQEENDQHKDIQQNQKKEQQQEQEHEEEETAPCLALDLNISIDDDHRAANDESIDDVGLLDSVDRRIIFQIQEL, translated from the exons ATGAGAACAGGCGGTTGCACAGTTCAACAAGCTCTTACTTCTGAAGCTTTAAGCGTTGTTAAACAAGCTGTTCTTTTGGCTAAACGTCGTGGCCATGCTCAAGTAACTCCTCTTCATGTTGCTAGCACTATGCTTGCACCTCCTACTGGCCTTCTCCGTACGGCTTGTCTTCAATCTCATTCTCATCCTCTTCAATGTAAAGCTTTGGAACTTTGTTTTAATGTCGCTTTAAATCGTCTTCCAGCTTCTAATTCTACTCCTATGTTATCCCCTCATCATTCTCAACAACACCCTTCAATTTCTAATGCTCTTGTTGCTGCTTTCAAACGTGCTCAAGCTCATCAACGTCGTGGATCTATTGAAAACCAACAACAACCACTTTTAGCTGTTAAAATCGAGTTGGAACAGCTCATTATCTCCATTTTGGATGATCCTAGTGTTAGTCGTGTTATGAGGGAAGCTCGTTTCTCAAGTACTCAAGTCAAAACTAAAGTAGAACAAGCCATCTCTATTGAGATGGCTTGTTCTACCAAATCGAAAACGACGAGTAACAACAATAATAGTACTCCCCAGACGTCCTTGGTGACGTCTGGAAGAGCGAGGGAGGAGGATGTTGTAGTGGTGATTAACGAGTTGGCGGAGATGAAGAAGAGGAGTGTGGTGGTGGTAGGGGAGAGTGTGGGGAGTGTTGAATGTGTGGTGGAGGAAGCCATTGGGAGGATTGAGAAAAGGGAAGTGGGAGAGGGTTTGAAGGAAGTGAAGTTTATTAatctttcaatttcatcatttaGGGATAGGTCAAGAGTGGAAGTGGATGAGAAAGTTATGGAGCTTAAGAGTTTGATAAGGAGTTGTTTAGGGAAAGGGGTAATTTTATATGTAGGGGATATTAAATGGACTATagattatagagaaaattataaTTCAAGTAGTAATCAAATTACAAGGGGTTATTATTGTCCAGTGGAGCATATGATTATGGAATTGGGGAAATTAGTATATGGGAATTATGTGGGAGAtgttcatcatcatcatcaccaTCAACAACAACAGAAAGGCTTTGTTTGGATAATGGGAATTGCAACTTTCCAAACTTATATGAGATGCAAAACTGGAAATCCATCTCTTGAAACTTTATTGGCTATTCATCCTCTTACAATTCCAACAGGCACCTTGAGGTTGAGTCTCATCACTGACAG TGACATTCAAAGTCAGGGATTGGATGAGAATAAGAAAGAGATTGAATTAGAAGAGGAAAAACAGCTGAATTGCTGCGGTGAGTGTTCAGCTAAGTTTGAGAAAGAAGCTAGAAGCTTAcaaaattattcaaataataacagTGAGTCAACAACCTCTTTAACTCCTTTACCTGCATGGCTTCAACAATACAAAAATGAGCAGAAAGCAATGGGAGAAAATGACCAG AAGTGTGTCACAGTCGGAGAGCTTTACAAAAAGTGGAACTCCATTTGCAATTCAATCCACAAGAATTCAAATAACAACAATATTATTTCTTGTTCTCAGAAAAGTTTGTCATTCTCTTGTATTATTCCGAATTCATCTTCCTCAGCATCAGGGTTTTCATatgatcatcatcatcatcataataataatgatCACTACAATTTCTTACGATACACCCACAAAGAGAAGCATCAAGATCATTTCTATGAGGGAAATGTGGAGCCAAAGCAACTGATGTTATTGAGTAGTAATAATAATCATGGTTCGACCCCGTCTTCGGCTTCCTCAGGGAGTGATGTCGTTTTGGAGGGTGAATATGTGAGTAGGTTCAAGGAGTTGAACTCTGAGAATTTCAAGAGCCTTTGTAATGCTTTGGAGAAGAAGGTGCCATGGCAGAAGAATGTGGTTGCTGATATTGCTAGTGCAGTTCTTCAATGTAGGTCTGGGATGGGGAGGAGAAAAGGGAAGATGGGTCATGGAGATTTGAAGGAAGAAACTTGGTTGCTCTTTCAAG GCAATGATGTAGGAGGCAAAGAGAAGGTGGCAGAAGAGCTAGCTAGAGTAATATTTGGGTCAGCAACATCAAATTTGGTGTCCATAACATTGAGCAGTTTCTCCTCCACAAGATCAGCAGATTCAACGGAAGATTGTAGAAACAAAAGATCAAGAGATGAACAAAGTTGCAGCTACATAGAGAGATTTGCAGAGGCCGTGTCCATAAACCCTCACAGAGTATTTTTGGTTGAGGATGTTGAACAAGCTGATTATTGTTCACAAATGGGTTTCAAAAGAGCCATTGAAGGAGGAAGAATCACCAACTCCAATGGCCAACAAGTTCCCTTAGCTGATGCCATTGTAATTCTCAGCTGTGAAAGCTTCAGTGCTAGATCTAGAGCTTGCTCTCCTCCCTTcaaaaaacaagaagaaaatgatCAACACAAAGACATTCAACAAAATCAAAAAAAAGAACAACAACAAGAACAAGaacatgaagaagaagaaactgcCCCTTGTTTGGCTTTGGATTTGAATATTTCCATCGATGATGATCATAGAGCTGCAAATGATGAGTCGATTGATGATGTAGGCCTTCTCGATTCAGTTGATAGACGAATTATTTTCCAAATCCAAGAACTATGA